In the Thermodesulfovibrio yellowstonii DSM 11347 genome, one interval contains:
- a CDS encoding metal ABC transporter permease, producing the protein MLEIFEFNIIKRAFLVVSFIAPLSPIFGIFLLFRKYAFFADTLAHVGFLALALSLFFKINSLVLLILLSIGVSISVEQLRTKDRLPAEGSLSFFLYSGVALSVVFITFSGSTGSIINILFGSLSTVTKEDVYLILSGAFVCGVFILKYYKKLISFCIDEELAHASGINVAVIKMLFATTVALSISISIKTMGALLIGSLMIIPPLIAMHICRSLKNTVIVSIIISLLSSYSGIFLSFYSGIPLGASISTILVVFFVISFIIKAFKFK; encoded by the coding sequence ATGCTTGAAATTTTTGAATTCAACATAATAAAAAGAGCTTTTTTAGTTGTTAGTTTTATAGCACCTTTATCTCCGATTTTTGGAATTTTTCTGCTTTTTCGTAAATATGCTTTTTTTGCAGACACCCTTGCTCATGTAGGTTTTTTAGCACTTGCATTAAGCCTTTTCTTCAAAATAAACTCTCTTGTTTTGCTTATTTTATTGAGCATAGGGGTGTCTATTTCTGTTGAACAACTCAGGACTAAAGACAGACTTCCAGCAGAAGGTTCTCTCTCTTTTTTTCTGTATTCAGGAGTTGCTCTTTCAGTGGTCTTTATAACTTTTTCTGGCAGCACGGGTTCCATAATAAATATACTTTTTGGAAGTCTTTCTACTGTGACAAAGGAAGATGTTTATCTTATTTTATCTGGAGCTTTTGTATGTGGAGTTTTTATCTTAAAATACTATAAAAAACTGATTAGTTTCTGCATTGATGAAGAGCTTGCTCATGCCTCTGGAATTAATGTAGCAGTCATTAAAATGCTCTTTGCAACAACTGTTGCATTATCAATTTCTATATCAATAAAAACAATGGGAGCTCTTTTAATTGGCTCTCTGATGATAATTCCACCTTTGATTGCTATGCATATATGTAGAAGCCTTAAAAATACGGTTATTGTATCAATTATTATTTCTCTTTTATCGTCCTATTCAGGAATTTTCCTTTCTTTTTACTCAGGGATTCCTCTTGGTGCATCAATTTCAACTATTTTAGTTGTTTTTTTTGTGATTTCTTTTATTATTAAAGCATTTAAGTTTAAATGA
- the dnaK gene encoding molecular chaperone DnaK, translating to MGKAIGIDLGTTNSVVAVVVGGEPVVIPNQEGQRTTPSVVAFTDKGERLVGQVAKRQAITNPENTIFSIKRLMGRKYNSQEVQEAKKRLPYKIVEAPNGDAHVEIMGKRYSPPEISAMILQKLKQAAEDYLGEPVTEAVITVPAYFDDSQRQATKDAGRIAGLNVLRIINEPTAAALAYGLDKKKEEKIAVYDLGGGTFDISILEIGEGVIEVKATNGDTYLGGDDFDIRVMDWLIEEFKKQEGIDLRKDRMALQRLKEAAERAKIELSSAMETEINLPFITADASGPKHLLMKLTRAKLEQLVDDLIQKSLEPCKKALSDAGLSQSQIDEVILVGGQTRTPKVQKVVQDFFGKEPHKGVNPDEVVAVGAAIQAAILKGEVKEVLLLDVTPLSLGIETLGGVFTKIIERNTTIPTKKSQIFTTAADNQTAVTIKVYQGEREMAADNKLLGVFELVGIPPAPRGIPQIEVTFDIDANGILHVSAKDLATGKEQSIRITASSGLSEEEIKKMIREAEAHAEEDRRKKQIAEARNEADNMIYTVEKTLRDMGDRISEDERKRIEEAIEKCRRIKDTSNDVNEIKAAVEELAKASHRVAEELYKKAGASQQGAGSTTQSKKEEDVIEAEVEDKDNK from the coding sequence ATGGGAAAAGCAATAGGAATAGACCTTGGCACAACAAACTCTGTTGTTGCAGTAGTTGTAGGTGGTGAGCCTGTAGTAATACCGAATCAGGAAGGACAAAGAACAACACCTTCTGTAGTTGCTTTTACTGATAAAGGTGAAAGATTGGTTGGACAGGTTGCAAAAAGGCAAGCAATAACTAATCCTGAAAATACTATCTTTTCTATAAAAAGATTGATGGGACGAAAATACAACTCTCAGGAGGTTCAGGAGGCAAAGAAGAGACTTCCCTATAAAATTGTTGAAGCTCCAAATGGTGATGCACACGTTGAAATAATGGGAAAGAGATACTCTCCACCTGAAATCTCTGCGATGATACTTCAAAAGCTTAAACAGGCTGCTGAGGACTATCTTGGCGAGCCTGTAACAGAAGCTGTTATTACAGTGCCTGCTTATTTTGATGATAGTCAGCGTCAGGCAACAAAGGATGCAGGAAGAATTGCAGGACTTAATGTTCTGAGAATAATAAATGAGCCAACCGCTGCAGCACTTGCCTATGGGCTTGACAAGAAAAAAGAAGAAAAAATAGCTGTTTATGACCTTGGTGGTGGAACATTTGATATCTCAATTCTTGAGATAGGAGAAGGAGTTATTGAAGTAAAGGCAACCAATGGAGATACCTATCTTGGTGGAGATGATTTTGACATAAGAGTTATGGACTGGCTTATAGAGGAGTTCAAAAAACAGGAAGGTATTGACTTAAGAAAAGATAGAATGGCACTTCAGAGACTGAAAGAAGCAGCAGAAAGGGCAAAAATTGAATTAAGTTCAGCAATGGAAACAGAGATAAATCTTCCTTTTATAACAGCTGATGCTTCAGGTCCAAAGCACTTACTCATGAAATTAACTCGTGCCAAGCTTGAACAGCTTGTTGATGATTTAATCCAGAAAAGCCTTGAGCCTTGCAAAAAAGCTCTTTCTGATGCAGGACTTTCTCAAAGTCAGATAGATGAGGTAATTTTGGTTGGTGGACAGACAAGAACTCCGAAAGTGCAGAAAGTTGTTCAAGATTTCTTTGGGAAAGAACCTCATAAAGGTGTTAATCCTGATGAAGTTGTTGCTGTTGGAGCAGCGATTCAGGCAGCAATTTTAAAGGGAGAGGTAAAAGAAGTTTTACTTCTTGATGTAACTCCTCTTTCACTTGGAATTGAAACACTTGGTGGTGTATTTACTAAGATTATTGAGCGTAATACAACTATACCCACTAAGAAGTCTCAAATATTTACAACTGCTGCTGATAATCAGACAGCTGTTACAATTAAAGTATATCAGGGTGAAAGAGAGATGGCGGCAGACAATAAGCTTCTTGGAGTATTTGAACTTGTTGGAATACCTCCTGCCCCAAGAGGAATTCCTCAGATAGAGGTTACCTTTGATATAGATGCCAATGGAATTTTGCATGTTTCTGCAAAGGACCTTGCTACTGGTAAGGAACAGTCAATAAGAATTACTGCTTCAAGTGGTCTCAGTGAGGAAGAGATTAAGAAAATGATTAGAGAAGCTGAAGCACATGCAGAGGAAGACAGGCGCAAAAAGCAGATTGCTGAAGCAAGAAATGAAGCAGACAACATGATATATACTGTTGAAAAAACATTAAGAGATATGGGTGATAGGATTTCAGAAGATGAAAGGAAAAGAATAGAAGAAGCAATTGAAAAGTGTCGTAGGATAAAGGATACAAGCAATGATGTAAATGAGATAAAAGCAGCTGTAGAAGAGTTAGCTAAAGCTTCTCATAGAGTGGCTGAGGAACTTTATAAAAAAGCAGGAGCATCCCAGCAAGGAGCAGGTAGTACAACACAGTCAAAAAAAGAGGAAGATGTAATAGAAGCTGAGGTAGAGGATAAAGATAATAAATGA
- the dnaJ gene encoding molecular chaperone DnaJ, with translation MKDYYSILGVSRDASQEEIKKAFRRLARKYHPDLNQGDKSAEEKFKEINEAYACLGDPVRRANYDRYGTAEGPTGNGFGFETYTTFTDIFEDIFEGFFGSFGFRKNKPTKGADLRYDITITLEEAARGVEKTIKFPRWEICGTCNGSGIKPGSEPIICSSCGGSGYIRYNQGFFSVSKTCSKCGGTGRIIRDPCFDCAGNGKIKVEHELTIKIPPGVDSGSKLKVSGEGEIGEFGGPRGDLYIFVNVKEHEFFKREGINLYCSIPISFVRAVFGGEVEVPTLDGKEKIEIPAGTPSGRVFKLRGKGLPRVGGTHRGDQIVTVYIDVPKKLNERQRELLEEFARISGEEIKKGSKGLKDKLKDIFSM, from the coding sequence ATGAAAGATTACTATAGCATTCTTGGTGTAAGCCGGGACGCCTCTCAGGAAGAGATAAAAAAGGCGTTCCGGCGCCTTGCAAGAAAATATCATCCTGATTTAAATCAAGGAGATAAATCCGCAGAAGAAAAATTCAAAGAAATAAACGAAGCATATGCTTGTCTTGGTGACCCTGTAAGGAGAGCTAACTATGATAGATATGGAACAGCAGAAGGACCTACAGGGAACGGATTTGGATTTGAAACTTATACAACGTTTACAGATATATTTGAAGACATATTTGAAGGATTTTTTGGAAGTTTTGGGTTCAGAAAAAATAAACCTACAAAAGGTGCTGATTTAAGATATGACATTACAATCACTCTTGAAGAAGCAGCCAGAGGAGTTGAAAAAACAATTAAATTTCCCCGTTGGGAAATATGTGGAACATGCAATGGTTCTGGAATAAAACCTGGTAGTGAGCCAATTATATGTTCATCTTGCGGTGGCAGCGGATATATCAGATATAATCAAGGATTTTTTTCAGTGTCAAAGACATGTTCAAAATGTGGTGGAACAGGAAGAATTATCAGAGATCCTTGTTTTGATTGTGCAGGAAATGGAAAGATAAAAGTAGAACATGAATTAACAATAAAAATTCCTCCAGGTGTTGATTCCGGAAGTAAATTAAAGGTCAGTGGTGAAGGAGAAATAGGTGAATTTGGTGGACCAAGAGGCGATCTTTATATTTTTGTCAATGTTAAAGAACACGAATTTTTCAAGAGAGAAGGTATAAATCTTTATTGTTCCATTCCTATTTCATTTGTTAGAGCAGTTTTTGGCGGAGAAGTGGAAGTTCCTACACTTGATGGAAAAGAAAAAATAGAAATACCAGCAGGAACTCCATCAGGTAGAGTTTTTAAGCTCAGGGGTAAAGGGCTTCCAAGAGTAGGAGGTACTCACAGAGGAGACCAGATTGTAACTGTTTACATTGATGTTCCCAAAAAACTAAATGAACGTCAGAGAGAACTTCTTGAAGAGTTTGCCAGGATATCTGGAGAAGAAATAAAAAAAGGTTCAAAAGGCTTGAAAGATAAATTAAAAGATATTTTTTCAATGTAG
- the speE gene encoding polyamine aminopropyltransferase: MIKFFEKDPYAPIQYVYEVEKVLYKGKSKFQEIMVFENPYFGKILVLDGVVQLTERDEFIYHEMLTHVLMHAHPEAKNVAVIGGGDGGAVREVLKHGSVKKLYFIEIDEEVIKVSKEFFPSVSSAIDDSRVEIRCMDGAEFIKEMKNSLDVIIVDSTDIIGFAKSLFTVEFFKFVRDALTENGMFVTLSESLIFHRELVYEVQNSMKLIFPIVELYTASIATYAGNWWSFSVGSKSLDPREIRKPVKIETKLYTADLHKSCFLPRDIYKKLLNKELIW, from the coding sequence ATGATTAAATTTTTTGAGAAGGACCCTTATGCTCCGATACAGTATGTATATGAAGTGGAAAAAGTTCTTTATAAGGGTAAAAGTAAATTTCAGGAGATAATGGTTTTTGAAAATCCTTATTTTGGAAAAATTCTTGTCCTTGATGGTGTTGTCCAACTTACTGAAAGAGATGAGTTTATTTATCATGAAATGCTAACCCATGTTCTTATGCACGCTCACCCTGAAGCTAAAAATGTTGCTGTTATAGGAGGCGGAGATGGTGGTGCAGTAAGGGAAGTTCTTAAACATGGCTCTGTAAAAAAACTTTACTTTATTGAGATTGATGAAGAGGTTATAAAGGTCTCAAAAGAATTTTTTCCATCTGTTTCTTCAGCCATAGATGACTCAAGGGTTGAGATTAGATGTATGGATGGAGCAGAGTTTATAAAAGAGATGAAAAACTCTCTTGATGTAATAATTGTTGATTCAACAGATATAATAGGTTTTGCAAAGAGCCTTTTTACAGTTGAGTTTTTTAAATTTGTAAGAGACGCACTCACTGAAAATGGAATGTTTGTGACACTTTCAGAGTCTCTTATATTTCATAGAGAGCTTGTATATGAAGTGCAAAATTCTATGAAGCTAATATTCCCGATTGTTGAACTCTACACTGCAAGCATAGCAACTTATGCTGGAAACTGGTGGAGCTTTTCTGTTGGCTCAAAATCTTTAGACCCTCGCGAAATACGAAAACCTGTAAAAATAGAGACAAAACTTTATACAGCAGATTTGCATAAATCCTGCTTTTTGCCCCGAGATATTTATAAAAAACTTTTAAATAAAGAGCTTATCTGGTAG
- the hrcA gene encoding heat-inducible transcriptional repressor HrcA, producing MRDTMLDERTKKVLYAVVESYIEKPEPVGSRYIMKKYGFDVCSATIRNIMSDLEDAGFLSQPHTSAGRVPTDKAYRFYVDYIFQSELFSQSLEIKRVIENLTKKLRKLRNNMNSLFLETTQSLSQATRYLGLALLPATEKTALHRVDFIKFKDDLVIAVVVNDKGIVKNKIIKVYPEITQKELNSLADFVNRNYHGKTIDEIRDDLIVRIKKEKIFWDRLISKILKMCQEALYFSREDVYVSGFYHIMHLPDFSDIEKLREVAKTIQDRHLLLKLFENISEDDEVKVIIGQENPVEEFRSFSIIASPYKEKDKSLGVIALVGPKRMNYQRAIMLVNAFARSLTRTLSD from the coding sequence ATGAGAGATACAATGCTTGATGAAAGAACTAAAAAGGTGCTTTACGCGGTTGTGGAAAGTTACATTGAAAAACCTGAACCTGTAGGTTCGCGTTATATTATGAAAAAATATGGATTTGATGTCTGTTCTGCTACAATAAGGAACATAATGTCAGATTTAGAAGATGCAGGATTTCTTTCCCAACCTCACACTTCAGCTGGAAGAGTGCCAACAGATAAGGCATATAGATTTTATGTTGACTATATATTTCAGAGTGAATTGTTTTCTCAATCATTGGAAATTAAAAGAGTTATAGAAAATTTAACAAAAAAGTTAAGAAAACTCAGAAACAACATGAACTCTCTCTTTTTAGAAACAACTCAGAGTTTATCTCAGGCTACCAGATATCTTGGTTTGGCGCTTTTGCCAGCAACAGAAAAAACCGCTCTTCATCGGGTAGATTTTATAAAATTTAAAGATGACCTTGTAATAGCTGTTGTTGTGAATGATAAAGGTATTGTTAAAAATAAGATTATAAAAGTTTATCCTGAAATAACCCAGAAGGAACTTAACAGTCTTGCAGATTTTGTTAATAGAAATTATCACGGAAAAACCATTGACGAAATACGAGATGACCTGATTGTGAGGATAAAAAAGGAAAAAATTTTCTGGGATAGATTAATTTCCAAGATTTTAAAAATGTGTCAGGAAGCATTATATTTCTCCAGAGAAGATGTTTATGTATCAGGATTTTATCATATAATGCACTTGCCAGATTTTTCTGATATAGAAAAACTTAGAGAGGTTGCAAAAACAATACAAGACAGGCATCTTTTGCTTAAACTTTTTGAAAATATTTCTGAAGACGATGAGGTAAAAGTAATTATAGGGCAGGAAAATCCTGTAGAAGAATTTAGAAGTTTTAGTATAATTGCTTCACCATATAAAGAAAAAGACAAATCACTTGGTGTTATTGCTCTTGTTGGTCCAAAGCGAATGAACTATCAAAGGGCAATTATGTTAGTTAATGCCTTTGCAAGGTCATTAACAAGAACACTTTCAGATTAG
- the grpE gene encoding nucleotide exchange factor GrpE has protein sequence MDEIKKDTSTENKETEEISYEGSAIEDKPRDVVENLQNELSQQKEKYLRLYAEFENYKRMIQKEREELVNYANEKLIKDLLPIIDNFELAIKHAGSDLNSDWLESMKKGVENTLKEFLRILEKYGVKQIETVGQVFNPEVHHAVSTVETEDIEDNIIVEELRKGYLYKNKLLREPLVAVSKKAKPSEEGGSSSHPSGVQNDRIEKED, from the coding sequence ATGGATGAAATAAAAAAAGATACATCTACTGAAAACAAAGAAACTGAAGAAATTTCTTATGAAGGTTCAGCAATTGAAGATAAACCAAGAGATGTTGTTGAGAATCTTCAAAATGAACTATCTCAACAGAAAGAGAAATATCTTAGACTTTATGCTGAATTTGAAAACTACAAAAGAATGATTCAAAAAGAAAGAGAAGAGTTAGTAAATTATGCCAATGAAAAATTAATCAAAGATTTATTGCCAATTATAGATAATTTTGAATTAGCTATCAAACATGCAGGTAGTGACCTAAATTCTGATTGGCTTGAAAGTATGAAAAAAGGTGTTGAGAATACATTAAAGGAATTTTTGCGAATATTAGAAAAATACGGAGTAAAACAAATTGAAACAGTTGGCCAGGTTTTCAATCCGGAGGTGCATCATGCTGTATCTACAGTTGAAACAGAAGATATAGAAGATAACATCATTGTAGAAGAATTGCGTAAAGGATATTTGTATAAAAATAAGCTACTAAGAGAGCCTCTTGTAGCTGTTTCTAAGAAAGCTAAGCCCTCTGAAGAGGGAGGTTCTTCTTCGCACCCATCGGGTGTTCAGAATGACAGAATTGAAAAGGAGGATTAA
- a CDS encoding Lon protease family protein has product MAIKLRAEDVYKKCDDNIFDFETTQELSPLTGTIGQDRAIASLEFGLNLPAKGFNIYALGAPGTGKMRAIRTLLSEKVKQESVPPDWCYLYNFKNPDAPIAVSLPAGRATEFQKDMENLVNTLKVEIPKAFESKEYDKQRNKILEDFQQKQKEWFSTVEEDARTKGFAIRKALAGLIIVPVKRDGEPLTEEEFQALDIETRKRIDELGKMLQDKLDDVVRAVKEAEKIVKDMLLRLERQIALDVIEQPIEELKKKYSFNERIVNYLDAVKEDILNNVQDFKIQEETVPPMPPFMKIQREVSFAKYSVNVLVNNSATEGAPVVYEPNPTYLNLFGRIEYKIQYGMAITDFTMIKPGSLHKANGGYLVIDAMALIKNLFSYDSLKRALRSKEIRIEDVWEQYRLITTTTLRPEPIPLNVKVILTGTPFLYYILYNYDDEYRELFKVKADFDIRMPRNEENIIKYAQFVALCQKEEELLPFHRSAIAKIVEYGSRLAEHQEKLSTQFSSIADLIRESHFWAKKDGKDIVYAVHVNKALEQRVYRSASIEEKLRELILEDVLIVETYGKKVGQINGLAVIDLGDYSFGKPSRITARTYLGKAGIVNIERETKMSGKIHEKAVMILSSYLWSKYAIKKPISLSASLTFEQLYEMIEGDSATCAELYALLSSIADIPLKQNIAVTGSMDQKGEVQPVGGINEKIEGFFELCKIRGLDGSHGVIIPRRNIKHLMLKEEIQKAIDEGKFHIYAIEYAEEGLEILTDMKAGELMPDGTYPEGTINYLVMKKLEEMSELLKKKEKEEEKKNEK; this is encoded by the coding sequence ATGGCAATAAAACTTCGGGCAGAGGACGTTTACAAAAAATGTGATGATAATATATTTGATTTTGAGACAACTCAAGAACTTTCACCTCTTACAGGAACAATCGGACAAGACAGAGCAATAGCTTCTTTAGAATTCGGTTTAAATTTGCCTGCAAAAGGATTTAATATATATGCTCTTGGTGCACCTGGAACAGGTAAAATGCGTGCAATAAGAACACTTCTTTCTGAAAAAGTAAAACAAGAATCTGTTCCACCTGATTGGTGCTATCTTTATAATTTTAAAAATCCTGACGCTCCAATTGCTGTTAGTTTACCCGCAGGTAGAGCTACGGAATTTCAAAAAGATATGGAAAATCTTGTTAATACATTGAAAGTAGAAATTCCAAAAGCTTTTGAGTCAAAAGAGTATGACAAACAGAGAAATAAAATTCTTGAAGATTTTCAACAAAAACAAAAAGAATGGTTTTCTACAGTAGAAGAAGATGCAAGAACAAAAGGTTTTGCAATTCGTAAAGCTCTTGCAGGACTTATAATCGTTCCGGTTAAAAGAGACGGAGAACCGCTTACAGAAGAAGAGTTTCAGGCACTTGACATTGAAACAAGAAAACGAATTGACGAACTTGGCAAAATGCTTCAGGACAAACTTGATGATGTGGTAAGAGCTGTTAAAGAAGCAGAAAAAATCGTTAAAGACATGCTTCTTAGACTTGAACGCCAGATTGCTCTTGATGTAATAGAACAACCAATCGAAGAACTTAAAAAGAAATATTCTTTCAATGAAAGAATTGTGAATTATCTGGATGCTGTAAAAGAGGATATACTTAATAATGTTCAGGACTTCAAAATACAAGAAGAGACAGTTCCTCCAATGCCTCCTTTTATGAAAATTCAGAGAGAGGTTTCTTTTGCCAAATACAGCGTAAATGTTCTTGTTAACAACTCTGCAACAGAGGGTGCTCCTGTTGTTTATGAACCCAATCCAACATATCTTAATCTTTTTGGAAGAATTGAATATAAGATTCAGTATGGTATGGCAATTACTGATTTTACAATGATCAAACCAGGTTCACTACACAAAGCCAATGGAGGATATCTTGTAATAGATGCTATGGCTTTGATAAAAAATCTTTTTTCCTATGATTCTTTGAAAAGAGCTCTGCGAAGCAAGGAAATTCGGATAGAAGATGTGTGGGAACAATACAGGCTTATTACAACAACTACTTTAAGACCTGAACCAATTCCTTTGAATGTTAAAGTAATTCTCACAGGAACACCGTTTCTTTATTACATACTTTACAACTATGATGATGAATATAGAGAATTATTTAAAGTTAAGGCAGATTTTGATATAAGAATGCCAAGGAATGAAGAAAACATAATAAAATATGCTCAGTTTGTTGCTCTCTGTCAAAAAGAAGAAGAACTTTTACCATTTCATCGCTCTGCTATTGCAAAGATTGTTGAGTATGGTTCAAGACTTGCAGAACATCAAGAAAAGCTTTCAACTCAATTCAGTAGCATAGCAGACCTGATAAGAGAGTCTCATTTTTGGGCAAAAAAAGACGGAAAGGACATTGTTTATGCTGTGCATGTTAATAAAGCCCTTGAACAAAGAGTTTATAGATCAGCAAGTATAGAAGAAAAATTAAGAGAACTAATTCTTGAAGATGTTTTAATTGTAGAGACATATGGCAAAAAAGTTGGACAGATAAATGGACTTGCTGTCATTGACCTTGGAGACTACAGCTTTGGGAAACCTTCTCGTATCACCGCAAGAACATATCTTGGTAAGGCTGGAATAGTAAATATTGAAAGAGAAACAAAAATGTCAGGGAAAATACATGAAAAAGCAGTTATGATTCTTTCAAGCTATCTTTGGAGCAAATACGCAATAAAAAAACCAATAAGCCTCAGCGCCTCCCTTACATTTGAACAACTTTATGAAATGATAGAAGGTGATAGTGCTACATGCGCTGAACTTTACGCACTTTTAAGTAGTATTGCAGATATTCCTCTTAAACAGAATATTGCTGTCACAGGTTCAATGGATCAAAAAGGAGAAGTTCAGCCAGTTGGCGGAATAAATGAGAAAATTGAGGGTTTTTTTGAGCTTTGCAAAATTAGAGGACTTGATGGAAGTCATGGAGTAATAATCCCAAGAAGAAACATTAAACATCTGATGCTCAAAGAGGAGATACAAAAGGCGATTGATGAAGGCAAGTTCCATATTTATGCCATTGAATACGCAGAAGAAGGACTTGAGATACTGACAGATATGAAAGCAGGTGAACTAATGCCAGATGGGACATATCCAGAAGGAACTATAAACTATCTTGTTATGAAAAAGCTTGAAGAGATGTCAGAACTCCTGAAGAAAAAAGAAAAAGAAGAAGAAAAAAAGAACGAAAAATAA
- a CDS encoding metal ABC transporter ATP-binding protein, with product MKAISLTNVYYSFDSIFVLENINLEIEEGCYLGIIGPNGAGKTTLLRLILGIIKPHRGQVLIYGQNPEDYIKSEPIGYLPQRISQTIYEFPVTVEELVKSGYEKIKKENLDWALDVFKISHLRKKILRELSGGERQKAFLARAIASQPRILLLDEPTTGIDPYSMEELLKMLEILNRDFGITILVVTHDIGTFAHEARCILCLNRRVVCLGEPQKILKDEYMAMLYPESTVFPHKNA from the coding sequence ATGAAAGCGATAAGTTTAACAAATGTTTATTATTCTTTTGATAGCATTTTTGTGCTTGAAAATATTAATCTTGAAATAGAAGAGGGATGCTATCTTGGAATTATAGGACCAAACGGAGCAGGGAAAACAACTTTACTAAGGTTAATCTTAGGTATAATAAAGCCTCACAGAGGTCAGGTATTGATTTATGGGCAGAATCCAGAAGATTACATAAAATCAGAACCTATTGGATATCTACCTCAGAGAATATCTCAGACAATCTATGAATTTCCAGTTACAGTAGAAGAACTTGTTAAAAGTGGATATGAAAAGATTAAAAAAGAAAATCTTGATTGGGCATTGGATGTTTTTAAAATTTCTCATTTAAGAAAAAAAATCCTCAGGGAACTTTCTGGAGGAGAGCGTCAGAAAGCGTTTCTTGCCAGAGCTATTGCTTCGCAGCCGAGAATTTTACTTCTTGATGAACCAACTACAGGCATAGACCCTTATTCAATGGAGGAATTACTTAAAATGCTTGAGATTCTCAACAGAGATTTTGGAATTACAATCCTTGTAGTTACTCATGATATAGGGACTTTTGCTCATGAAGCGAGATGTATTCTGTGTCTGAATAGAAGAGTTGTATGTCTTGGAGAACCCCAGAAAATTCTTAAAGATGAGTATATGGCTATGTTATATCCTGAATCTACTGTTTTCCCGCACAAAAATGCTTGA
- a CDS encoding metal ABC transporter substrate-binding protein — protein MLVFISCSQKSEIVSKSAISVYTSLYPLQHFTKWIMPEAQIQVLIPSQIDPHNFEPSLKDIQKLFNANMVVYLGNTDIDRWIDKIKDELTLKGIKVVRLQDYIAFKKYSLGSEIDPHIWLDPILVLEIIKVIKDKAQELYPDKKDMYEKNFSLYSEKLKELDRDYKKALSNCSLKEVIGSHEFLNYLSARYGFNFHFIVHEPEEEPPLKKIQKLKNLIKQSSIGYIICEPEGEKIAKTLSEETGVKILKFNTFHQISTIDYFQAMRDNLEVLKTALNCK, from the coding sequence ATGTTAGTTTTCATATCTTGTTCACAAAAGAGTGAGATAGTTTCAAAATCTGCAATCTCAGTTTATACAAGCCTTTATCCTCTTCAGCATTTTACAAAATGGATAATGCCCGAAGCTCAGATTCAGGTATTAATTCCTTCTCAGATTGATCCACATAATTTTGAGCCTTCTTTAAAGGATATTCAAAAACTTTTTAATGCAAACATGGTAGTCTATCTTGGAAATACAGATATTGACCGATGGATAGACAAAATAAAAGACGAGCTTACTCTAAAAGGCATAAAGGTAGTGAGACTTCAAGATTATATTGCATTTAAAAAATATTCATTAGGTAGTGAAATAGACCCGCATATATGGTTAGACCCTATTTTAGTTTTGGAAATTATTAAAGTAATCAAAGATAAAGCTCAGGAACTTTATCCTGATAAAAAAGATATGTATGAGAAGAATTTTTCTCTGTACAGTGAAAAGCTTAAAGAACTTGATAGGGACTATAAAAAAGCTTTGTCAAACTGTTCATTGAAAGAAGTTATCGGAAGTCATGAATTTTTAAATTATCTTAGTGCCAGGTATGGATTTAATTTTCACTTTATTGTTCATGAACCTGAAGAAGAGCCGCCATTAAAGAAAATTCAAAAACTGAAAAATTTAATAAAGCAAAGCTCTATTGGATACATCATTTGTGAGCCAGAGGGAGAAAAAATTGCGAAAACTTTATCAGAGGAAACTGGTGTAAAGATATTAAAATTCAATACATTTCATCAAATATCTACAATAGATTACTTTCAAGCAATGAGAGATAATCTTGAAGTTTTAAAAACTGCTTTAAATTGTAAATGA